GTTTGTGCGGCTGCGAGGCGCACCTTGGGGTCGGCGGCGAGCAGTTGCTGGCTGGCTTGGACGTTGTCGATCAGCCCGCGCAGCCGATTGTTCAGGCGCACGGTCTTGGTTTCACCGTTGAGCGTGAGTTGGCCTTGTTGCAGGGCATCCACCAACTCGATGCGTGCCGGATCGGGCTGGGCGGCCCAGTCTTGCAGGAGCTTGGCTTGTTGGGCCGGGTTGGCGGCCAGGAAGTCTTCGACGTCGCTGGCGTGTGCGGCGAAAGGCAGCAACAGCAGGATGGCGAGGATGAAGCGGTAAAAGGCAGTAGGCATACAAGTGTCCTGATCGTGCGCGGACAGTGTGGGAGCGTGCTTGCTCGCGAATGCGGTGTGTCAGTCAATACATCTGTTACTGATCCACCGCATTCGCAAGCAAGCCCGCTCCCACATTTTTTGACCGAGTCGGGCTTTAGTTGCTCTTCACGGCGTAATCCGGCTTCTTGTCATTGCCCGGAATGTACGGGCTCCACGGCTGCGCCCGGATCGGCTCCTGGGTCTGCCACACTACCGAGAACTGACCATCCGCCTGGATCTCACCAATCATTACCGGCTTGTGCAGGTGGTGGTTGGTCTTGTCCATGGTCAAGGTAAAGCCCGACGGCGCGGCAAATGTCTGCCCGGCCAGCGCTTCACGCACTTTGTCGACGTCGGTGGACTTGGCTTTCTCCACCGCCTGCGCCCACATATGGATGCCCACGTAAGTGGCTTCCATCGGATCGTTGGTCACGGCTTTGTCCGCGCCCGGTAGGTTGTGTTTCTTGGCGTAGGCTTTCCAGTCGGCGACGAACTTCTGGTTCACCGGGTTCTCCACCGACTGGAAGTAGTTCCACGCGGCGAGGTTGCCCACCAGCGGCTTGGTGTCGATGCCGCGCAGTTCTTCTTCACCCACGGAGAACGCCACCACCGGCACGTCGGTGGCTTTCAAACCCTGGTTGGCCAGCTCCTTGTAGAACGGCACATTGGAGTCGCCGTTCACGGTGGAGATCACGGCTGTCTTGCCGCCGGCGGAGAACTTTTTGATGTTGGCGACGATGGTCTGGTAATCGGCATGGCCGAACGGGGTGTAGACCTCTTCGATGTCTTTATCCGCTACGCCTTTGGAGTGCAGGAACGAACGCAGGATCTTGTTGGTGGTGCGCGGGTACACGTAATCGGTGCCCAGCAGGAAGAAGCGCTTGGCGCTGCCGCCTTCTTCGCTCATCAGGTATTCCACCGCCGGGATCGCCTGCTGGTTTGGCGCCGCACCGGTATAGAACACGTTCGGCGACATCTCTTCGCCTTCGTATTGCACCGGGTAGAACAGCAGGCCATTGAGTTCTTCGAACACCGGCAACACGGATTTGCGCGACACCGAAGTCCAGCAGCCGAACACCACGGCCACCTTGTCCTGGGTCAGCAACTGCCGGCCCTTTTCGGCGAACAGCGGCCAGTTCGACGCCGGGTCGACGACCACCGGTTCGAGCATCTTGCCGTTCACCCCGCCCTTGGCGTTGATCTCGTCGATGGTCATCAGCGCCATGTCTTTAAGCGAGGTTTCGGAGATGGCCATGGTGCCGGACAGCGAATGCAGGATGCCGACCTTGATGGTCTCGGCGGCCTGGATCGTCCAGGTCATGCCCATGGCGGCAATGGATGCCGAGAGAGTGAAAGCCTTGATCAAGCTGCGACGCTTCATGGTGCAATCTCCGTGACCGATTTTTCTTGGATGGCTGATAGGAGAGGAGATAGCAAAGGCTGTGCCGAAGTTGTCAAAGCCTGGCAGGTGA
The genomic region above belongs to Pseudomonas azotoformans and contains:
- the urtA gene encoding urea ABC transporter substrate-binding protein, with protein sequence MKRRSLIKAFTLSASIAAMGMTWTIQAAETIKVGILHSLSGTMAISETSLKDMALMTIDEINAKGGVNGKMLEPVVVDPASNWPLFAEKGRQLLTQDKVAVVFGCWTSVSRKSVLPVFEELNGLLFYPVQYEGEEMSPNVFYTGAAPNQQAIPAVEYLMSEEGGSAKRFFLLGTDYVYPRTTNKILRSFLHSKGVADKDIEEVYTPFGHADYQTIVANIKKFSAGGKTAVISTVNGDSNVPFYKELANQGLKATDVPVVAFSVGEEELRGIDTKPLVGNLAAWNYFQSVENPVNQKFVADWKAYAKKHNLPGADKAVTNDPMEATYVGIHMWAQAVEKAKSTDVDKVREALAGQTFAAPSGFTLTMDKTNHHLHKPVMIGEIQADGQFSVVWQTQEPIRAQPWSPYIPGNDKKPDYAVKSN